The Anaerolineales bacterium sequence TCCAACTGACCGATACTGACGAGGTCTATTCCCTGAGGGATCGTCTCTACGATGGATTGCAGAATCTCACTCCAGGCAACTTCCTGGATCACCGCGTTTTCTGCCATCGTTTCGATTTCCAGGCTCTGATCTTTTACTTCCTCGATCTGCGCTATAAGTTCGTCTTTCTCCGCCACGAGTGGCTCGTACGCATCGAGCTTAATTTGGACCCCGGCGAGTGTCAATTCCTGACGCTTCAGGGCAACATCGGCTCGACGAAAGACAACGTAGCTGGGATAGATCAGACCGGCAAAAGCCAACATCATTAACCAGAGCCGCAATGTGCGTAATGAGAGCCTGCGGCGGCGATAGCG is a genomic window containing:
- a CDS encoding PilN domain-containing protein, whose protein sequence is MDAAKRKADRQVNILDLNILPPRYRRRRLSLRTLRLWLMMLAFAGLIYPSYVVFRRADVALKRQELTLAGVQIKLDAYEPLVAEKDELIAQIEEVKDQSLEIETMAENAVIQEVAWSEILQSIVETIPQGIDLVSIGQLDNEVRLVGLAENRRLPPNLMDDLMDTGLFIEGRIEYMVQQLPEETESGEAVTTVSMPAYEFEIMLDIGVADDEELP